Proteins found in one Nitratiruptor sp. SB155-2 genomic segment:
- a CDS encoding transaldolase, whose amino-acid sequence MYIDEIRFSLWLDFLEREFILKDFQKVIEQYKITGATSNPAIFKEAILKSPAYQEQLQTLQDKDPKGKYEALAIKDIQMAADVLKPLYEKGDDGFVSIEVDPRLAHDAQGTIKEAKRLYDQIGRDNVMIKIPVTPAGCEAIEELVASGIHVNATLIFSPYQARECLDAMERGSRKNPDGYKVLSVFVSRFDRKLDPILQSKDLPTGKVGIMNAAKIYNMITKRDIPKTRTLFASTGVKGSAYPAHYYISNLVAPDSVNTAPLHTIEAFAEDGDPKPKLPIQQEEIDQFFTMLKAHEIDMKQVYHDLLQEGLKAFEEAFEAILQELK is encoded by the coding sequence ATGTATATCGATGAGATCCGTTTCTCTTTATGGCTCGATTTTTTAGAAAGAGAATTTATCCTGAAAGATTTCCAAAAAGTTATTGAACAGTATAAAATCACAGGAGCAACAAGCAATCCAGCCATTTTTAAAGAGGCCATTTTAAAATCACCTGCATATCAAGAACAATTGCAAACCCTGCAAGACAAAGATCCGAAAGGAAAATATGAAGCATTGGCTATCAAAGATATCCAGATGGCTGCTGATGTGCTTAAGCCTCTGTATGAAAAAGGAGATGATGGCTTTGTTAGTATCGAAGTAGATCCAAGACTTGCACATGATGCCCAAGGAACAATCAAAGAAGCAAAAAGATTGTATGATCAAATTGGACGAGACAATGTAATGATCAAGATTCCTGTCACTCCCGCAGGTTGTGAAGCCATTGAAGAGCTTGTAGCTAGCGGGATCCATGTCAATGCGACACTTATTTTTTCTCCGTATCAAGCTAGAGAGTGTCTTGATGCTATGGAGCGAGGATCGAGAAAAAATCCGGATGGCTATAAAGTATTAAGTGTTTTTGTGAGCCGTTTCGACAGGAAACTCGATCCCATTTTACAAAGCAAAGATTTACCTACTGGGAAAGTTGGCATCATGAATGCAGCCAAAATATACAATATGATTACAAAAAGAGACATTCCAAAAACAAGAACGTTGTTTGCAAGCACAGGCGTCAAAGGGAGTGCATATCCCGCCCACTACTATATCTCTAATCTGGTTGCTCCTGATAGTGTCAATACAGCTCCCCTACATACTATAGAAGCTTTTGCCGAAGATGGCGATCCAAAACCAAAACTTCCTATCCAACAAGAGGAGATAGATCAATTTTTTACAATGCTTAAAGCACATGAAATCGATATGAAGCAGGTTTATCACGATCTTTTACAAGAAGGACTCAAAGCATTTGAAGAGGCGTTTGAGGCTATTTTGCAAGAGCTGAAGTAA
- a CDS encoding type IV pilus twitching motility protein PilT, whose protein sequence is MLESKYVDVSKLTFETTKKFRKYLKRLIELGGSDVHLKAGSVVRGRVHGEIIPLSSEVITRQEALTLAKELLRTRFDELVENKDIDFTYIYNEQIRFRGNLFFQINGISGVFRVIPTDIKSIDELGLPLTLHKITQIPRGLVLVTGVTGSGKSTTLAALIDEINSTRKEHIITIEDPVEFVHQDKKSIINQRNIGQDAKSFSRALKAALREDPDVILVGEMRDLETIEMALHAAETGHLVFSTLHTLDAKETINRIVSVFPPEEQNRIRMILASVLEAVISQRLVRKKSGGRIAAVELLLKTKRIESIIAEGRDLEITEAIEEGKIYGMQTFDQALLDLYKRGLIDMDTALENATSPSDMKLAIKGIVTSSAQEVQNVNVKLDDGIIDLKEEP, encoded by the coding sequence ATGCTTGAATCTAAATATGTGGATGTGAGTAAACTCACATTCGAAACCACAAAAAAGTTTCGAAAATATCTCAAAAGACTTATTGAACTTGGTGGAAGTGACGTTCACTTGAAGGCCGGATCGGTCGTTCGAGGACGGGTGCATGGCGAAATTATTCCACTTTCTTCAGAAGTAATTACACGTCAAGAGGCTCTGACGCTTGCGAAGGAGCTTCTTCGAACACGATTTGATGAGTTGGTCGAGAATAAAGATATAGATTTTACCTATATTTATAATGAACAAATCCGTTTTCGTGGCAATCTCTTTTTCCAGATCAATGGTATTTCAGGTGTGTTTCGTGTCATTCCAACAGATATTAAATCGATCGATGAGCTTGGGCTTCCTTTAACACTCCATAAAATCACACAAATTCCAAGGGGGCTGGTATTAGTCACAGGAGTTACCGGAAGTGGTAAATCTACGACACTGGCAGCATTGATAGACGAGATCAACTCTACCCGCAAAGAGCATATCATTACCATAGAAGATCCTGTGGAGTTTGTCCATCAAGATAAAAAGTCCATTATAAACCAAAGAAATATTGGTCAAGATGCAAAAAGTTTTTCTAGAGCACTGAAAGCAGCACTGCGAGAAGACCCTGATGTTATCTTGGTAGGTGAGATGCGAGATTTAGAAACGATTGAAATGGCACTACATGCGGCAGAAACGGGCCATCTCGTTTTTTCTACGCTGCATACGCTGGATGCAAAAGAGACGATCAACAGAATCGTTAGTGTTTTCCCTCCAGAGGAGCAAAACAGGATTCGGATGATTTTGGCTTCAGTTCTAGAAGCAGTTATCTCTCAGAGGCTTGTCCGTAAAAAGAGCGGAGGGCGGATTGCTGCCGTAGAACTTTTACTCAAAACCAAAAGAATCGAGTCGATTATAGCCGAAGGACGTGATCTTGAAATTACGGAAGCCATTGAAGAAGGTAAAATCTATGGTATGCAGACATTTGATCAAGCCCTTTTGGATCTGTACAAACGCGGCCTTATCGACATGGATACCGCTTTAGAAAATGCAACGAGTCCGTCCGATATGAAACTGGCTATCAAAGGAATTGTAACGAGCAGTGCGCAAGAGGTGCAAAATGTGAATGTGAAACTTGATGATGGCATAATCGATTTAAAAGAAGAGCCTTAA
- a CDS encoding 50S ribosomal protein L25/general stress protein Ctc — protein MLEGIVRESTGKKATKALRRDGYLIANIYGKDFPNIHAAFKKGDFIRTVRHKEKLAFPVKVGDKELEVVVQEYQKDPVTYDLLHVDLMVAQPGVVTYYMVPIKTVGTPIGLKNKGVLVTSKRRIKVKGAIENIPDSITLDVSNLDVGDAILIRDIELPEGVEHMTAPHVAVVGVVKAK, from the coding sequence ATGTTAGAAGGCATCGTTAGAGAGAGTACCGGGAAAAAAGCTACCAAAGCTTTACGACGGGATGGTTATCTAATTGCCAACATTTATGGGAAGGACTTTCCAAACATTCATGCTGCGTTCAAAAAGGGTGATTTCATCCGAACTGTACGACATAAGGAGAAGTTGGCTTTCCCAGTAAAAGTAGGCGACAAAGAATTGGAAGTTGTTGTACAGGAGTATCAAAAAGATCCTGTAACATATGATCTTTTACATGTTGATTTGATGGTTGCACAGCCAGGTGTTGTGACATACTATATGGTACCTATCAAAACAGTCGGGACACCGATCGGTCTTAAAAACAAGGGTGTTCTAGTTACTTCCAAGAGAAGAATCAAAGTCAAAGGCGCCATCGAGAATATTCCTGATAGCATTACGCTTGATGTCAGCAACCTCGATGTTGGGGATGCTATCTTGATCCGAGACATTGAACTTCCTGAAGGCGTTGAGCATATGACAGCACCACACGTTGCAGTGGTAGGGGTTGTAAAAGCGAAATAA
- the pth gene encoding aminoacyl-tRNA hydrolase, with amino-acid sequence MHLIVGLGNPGPKYERNRHNIGFMVVDRLIERLKPTSISKKEFKGELYKYGSILLLKPLTYMNLSGQSVQAVKNFYKIELENIIVIHDDLDLGLGALRFKKGGSSGGHNGLKSIDALVGKEYIRIRFGIGRPQRKEEVVRYVLSDFTQKEFECIAPVIDKAAEAALALTKSSLDEVRSRYSQKQLNCP; translated from the coding sequence ATGCATCTTATTGTAGGGCTTGGCAATCCTGGTCCAAAATATGAACGCAATAGGCACAATATAGGCTTCATGGTGGTCGATCGATTGATCGAACGCCTAAAGCCGACCTCTATTTCCAAAAAAGAGTTCAAAGGCGAACTCTACAAATATGGCTCCATTCTTCTTCTAAAACCCTTGACCTATATGAATCTTAGTGGCCAAAGCGTACAAGCCGTGAAAAACTTTTATAAAATTGAGTTAGAAAATATTATTGTCATTCATGATGACTTAGACCTGGGTCTTGGTGCTCTGCGATTCAAAAAAGGGGGAAGTAGTGGAGGCCATAATGGACTCAAATCGATCGATGCACTTGTAGGCAAAGAGTATATACGGATACGATTCGGTATAGGAAGACCGCAAAGAAAAGAGGAAGTTGTCCGATATGTGCTCAGCGATTTTACTCAAAAAGAGTTTGAGTGCATAGCCCCGGTTATCGACAAAGCTGCGGAGGCTGCTCTGGCTCTTACGAAATCGAGCCTGGATGAAGTTCGATCCAGATATTCGCAAAAACAGCTCAACTGCCCCTAA
- a CDS encoding LptF/LptG family permease — protein MVYRYLAINYLKYFLLLLISLTLFFVSLDYFQVFKSLPASANLQILYLYYKSLNAIDLLFPITLIFALIALKNRLIRSNELVAIYALGYSKRGVVMPVFLTSLLLTILYLFLHLTSFAYADEYANNIKKYQSLSSATKDLFFKYNNDYVFFEKLYPLNKRAQGIKVYELENQKLQKIIFAQSATFQKRSWHLSDATIVEVSDGKLIERKADLSILQNYKPKILDSVYEGKSSITLIDALEAIKLLKQQSLNVDRIKAIIFYQLLFPFFAPFLMIIIYYFVPVTARITNLNLFLFGATVTSLIVWGFLFTLVKLAFNGSLDAWYAIVFPISLLLVIALYLYKKF, from the coding sequence ATGGTCTATAGATATCTTGCAATAAACTATTTAAAATACTTTTTACTTCTCCTTATCTCTTTGACACTTTTTTTTGTAAGTCTTGACTATTTCCAGGTTTTCAAGTCACTTCCAGCATCTGCAAACCTACAGATTCTTTATCTGTATTACAAATCGCTGAATGCTATCGACTTGCTATTTCCAATTACGTTGATATTTGCTCTCATTGCACTCAAAAACAGGTTGATACGTTCCAATGAACTTGTTGCCATTTATGCTTTAGGATATAGCAAACGCGGTGTTGTAATGCCTGTGTTTCTTACATCGCTCCTTTTAACCATTTTGTATCTTTTTTTACATCTCACCTCATTTGCTTATGCCGATGAGTACGCAAACAATATCAAAAAATATCAATCCCTTTCCAGTGCCACCAAAGATCTCTTTTTCAAATACAACAACGATTATGTCTTCTTTGAAAAACTCTATCCACTAAACAAGAGAGCGCAAGGTATCAAAGTTTACGAACTCGAAAATCAAAAATTGCAAAAAATTATTTTCGCTCAAAGCGCAACATTTCAAAAAAGGAGTTGGCATTTGAGCGATGCAACCATTGTAGAAGTGAGTGATGGGAAGTTAATAGAAAGAAAAGCAGATCTATCCATCTTGCAAAACTATAAACCCAAAATTCTTGATTCAGTGTACGAAGGGAAAAGTTCCATCACATTGATCGATGCCCTAGAAGCGATAAAACTTTTAAAACAGCAGTCCTTGAATGTTGATCGGATCAAAGCCATCATCTTTTATCAGCTACTTTTTCCTTTTTTCGCTCCTTTTTTGATGATCATTATCTACTATTTTGTTCCGGTAACCGCCAGAATAACAAATCTCAATCTGTTTCTCTTTGGTGCCACTGTAACTTCTTTGATTGTATGGGGGTTTCTTTTTACCCTTGTGAAACTCGCTTTTAATGGCTCTTTGGATGCTTGGTACGCTATCGTTTTTCCGATAAGTTTGCTTCTTGTGATTGCCCTCTATCTTTATAAAAAGTTTTAG
- the lysA gene encoding diaminopimelate decarboxylase: MDYIALAQKYDTPLYVYDFNEVAKNYEAIKEAFKARKSIIAYAVKANSNMSLLKHLAELGSGADCVSIGEVKRALLAGIPNYKIIFSGVGKRDDEIEEALLKDILYINIESEAETYRVEEIAKKLGKVARVSFRVNPNIDPKTHPYISTGLHENKFGVEIETAKKLYLYAKNSPFINPVAIHFHIGSQLTELEPIKEASAIVADLVRSLQKLDIDIKFFDVGGGLGIRYKDEKTIEPYDYAQAILSTLRGTDMTIVCEPGRYIVGNAGVFLTKVLYEKQSDKKRFVIVDGAMNDLLRPSLYNAYHEVEVVGKSGNESLADVVGPVCESGDFLAKNRMLPPTKHGDVIVVKSAGAYGFVMASNYNTRPRPAEVAIENGEDRLIRERESFEYIIEKEIRFMV, from the coding sequence GTGGATTACATAGCTCTGGCACAAAAATATGATACACCTTTATATGTTTATGATTTTAACGAAGTGGCAAAAAATTACGAAGCTATCAAAGAGGCTTTCAAAGCAAGAAAGTCGATTATTGCATATGCTGTCAAAGCCAACTCAAATATGAGTCTTCTCAAGCATTTGGCCGAACTTGGTAGCGGGGCAGATTGTGTAAGTATCGGGGAGGTGAAAAGAGCACTGCTTGCAGGTATTCCAAACTATAAAATAATCTTTAGCGGTGTTGGAAAAAGAGATGACGAGATAGAAGAAGCACTCTTAAAAGATATTTTGTATATAAATATCGAAAGTGAAGCAGAAACGTACCGGGTTGAAGAGATAGCGAAGAAACTTGGCAAAGTGGCTCGTGTCAGTTTCCGTGTCAATCCGAATATCGATCCCAAAACCCATCCCTATATCTCAACAGGGCTTCATGAAAACAAGTTCGGTGTTGAGATAGAGACGGCTAAAAAGCTCTATCTCTATGCCAAAAACTCTCCCTTTATCAATCCGGTTGCCATCCATTTTCACATCGGCAGCCAGTTAACAGAACTCGAACCTATCAAAGAGGCCAGTGCAATTGTTGCCGATCTTGTTCGAAGCCTCCAAAAACTTGATATCGATATCAAGTTTTTCGATGTCGGTGGCGGGCTTGGTATCCGATATAAAGATGAAAAGACAATCGAGCCTTACGACTATGCTCAGGCTATTCTTTCCACATTAAGAGGAACGGATATGACGATCGTATGTGAGCCTGGTCGATATATCGTAGGCAATGCCGGAGTCTTTTTGACAAAAGTACTTTATGAGAAACAAAGCGATAAAAAACGATTTGTCATCGTAGATGGAGCGATGAATGATCTGCTTAGACCAAGCTTGTACAATGCCTATCACGAAGTGGAAGTTGTTGGAAAAAGCGGGAATGAGAGTTTAGCAGATGTTGTTGGTCCTGTGTGTGAGAGTGGTGACTTTTTGGCAAAAAATAGAATGCTTCCTCCCACTAAACATGGTGATGTGATAGTCGTCAAAAGTGCAGGGGCCTACGGTTTTGTCATGGCAAGTAACTACAATACTCGTCCAAGACCTGCTGAAGTGGCTATAGAAAATGGCGAAGATAGACTCATTCGAGAGCGAGAAAGTTTCGAATATATCATAGAAAAAGAGATAAGGTTCATGGTGTGA
- a CDS encoding HAD-IIA family hydrolase translates to MKFFIDVQGTLIDDKERKPIRGSIEFIEALNENKIPYVIITNNTKHSSQDFLNYLNALGFSISKERYIDPLMVLEEVLPKDPIAAYGTEGFLHVLRAMGYRLDYNEPKAVVISVKSDYTFDEFAKINEFLLQGASLIGMHQTSLYAKGDKRYPGVGALLAMFEYACGVDSEVVGKPSRLFYEKALAKVGGDFSEVTIISDDPQGDLIGAKKLDMKTVFVLSGKYKDAQEIVPKLPKEYRPDLIYDTIAQAARALGVL, encoded by the coding sequence GTGAAATTTTTCATCGATGTTCAAGGTACCCTTATCGATGATAAAGAGAGAAAACCGATTCGGGGGAGTATCGAATTCATTGAAGCGTTAAACGAAAACAAGATTCCCTATGTCATTATTACGAACAACACCAAACATTCAAGCCAAGATTTTTTGAACTACTTAAACGCACTTGGATTTTCGATTTCTAAAGAGCGTTACATCGACCCTTTGATGGTTTTGGAAGAGGTGTTGCCAAAAGATCCGATTGCTGCGTATGGGACAGAGGGATTTTTGCATGTTTTACGAGCTATGGGATATAGATTGGACTATAATGAGCCAAAAGCAGTTGTAATAAGTGTAAAAAGTGATTACACTTTTGATGAATTTGCCAAGATCAATGAGTTTTTACTGCAAGGTGCTTCTTTGATAGGAATGCACCAGACCTCCCTCTATGCAAAAGGGGATAAGCGATATCCTGGAGTAGGTGCACTTCTTGCAATGTTTGAATATGCTTGTGGCGTGGATTCAGAGGTAGTGGGCAAGCCTTCACGACTTTTTTACGAAAAAGCGCTTGCCAAGGTAGGAGGAGATTTTTCTGAGGTAACTATTATCAGTGATGATCCTCAAGGAGATTTAATAGGAGCAAAAAAACTTGATATGAAAACGGTCTTTGTATTGAGTGGAAAATATAAAGATGCACAGGAGATTGTACCGAAACTCCCAAAAGAGTATAGACCTGATTTGATTTATGATACCATTGCTCAAGCCGCAAGAGCGTTAGGAGTGTTATGA
- the pheA gene encoding prephenate dehydratase, giving the protein MMEDKLNLLREKIDTIDDKILELLNERMKIVQEVGKLKNSTGAPIYRPEREIAILNRLKSKNGGPLNDAAIEAIFLEIFAVSRNLERPERVAYLGPEGSFTHQAAESRFGAMSEYLPIHSISAVFKAVEAGRAKYGVVPIENSIDGVVGETLDLLGKSDLKIVAETYMPIHHSFASLEEKLSNIKKIYSKDIAFGQCRNFLNEHFLDDVELIPVESTAKAAKLASGERGTAAICSNIAAKLYNLPILFENIEDVASNMTRFIILSDFKNRRSGFDKTSILAKLQDRPGALVHFLEDFDKENINLTKIESRPAEDKDFNYWFYIDFDGHIDDENVQKVLQKHIHEIKWLGSYAKSKDSNALQ; this is encoded by the coding sequence ATGATGGAAGATAAACTCAATCTATTGCGAGAAAAGATTGATACGATAGATGATAAGATATTAGAACTTCTGAATGAGCGAATGAAGATTGTCCAGGAGGTTGGAAAGCTGAAAAACTCCACAGGGGCTCCCATTTACAGACCCGAAAGAGAGATAGCAATCCTTAACAGGCTCAAATCCAAAAATGGTGGTCCTCTCAATGATGCGGCCATTGAAGCGATCTTTTTGGAGATCTTTGCGGTATCGAGGAATTTGGAGCGACCGGAGAGGGTTGCATATCTTGGACCCGAAGGCAGCTTTACCCATCAAGCAGCAGAGAGTCGATTTGGTGCTATGAGCGAATATCTTCCTATCCATTCTATCAGTGCCGTTTTTAAAGCCGTTGAGGCAGGGCGTGCAAAGTATGGAGTTGTCCCTATTGAAAACTCTATCGATGGCGTTGTGGGAGAGACTTTGGATCTTTTGGGTAAAAGTGATCTTAAAATCGTAGCTGAAACCTATATGCCGATTCATCACTCCTTTGCATCTTTGGAAGAGAAGCTTTCCAATATTAAAAAAATCTATTCTAAAGATATCGCTTTTGGACAGTGCCGGAACTTTTTAAACGAGCACTTTTTGGATGATGTTGAACTTATTCCAGTCGAGTCTACTGCAAAAGCGGCAAAACTGGCTTCTGGGGAGCGTGGAACAGCAGCCATTTGTTCCAATATCGCAGCTAAACTGTACAATCTGCCAATTTTATTTGAAAATATCGAAGATGTGGCCTCCAATATGACTCGATTTATTATTTTAAGTGATTTTAAAAACAGAAGAAGCGGATTTGACAAAACTTCTATCTTGGCGAAACTGCAGGACAGACCCGGTGCGCTGGTACATTTTTTGGAAGATTTTGATAAGGAAAACATCAATCTCACAAAAATCGAATCTCGTCCCGCTGAGGACAAAGATTTCAACTACTGGTTCTATATCGATTTTGATGGGCATATCGATGATGAAAATGTCCAAAAAGTTTTGCAAAAGCATATCCATGAGATAAAATGGCTTGGAAGTTATGCCAAATCAAAGGATAGTAATGCGCTTCAATGA
- the hisC gene encoding histidinol-phosphate transaminase, whose amino-acid sequence MRFNETLEKIKTYEAGKPIELVVREFGIEPQNIIKLASNENPYGTSPKVVDAVREIADTMYMYPDDSMFELKSALAKRFEIDQKNIIIGAGSDQVLEFCARAVLNEKSSVLMSKITFAMYEIYALQQGAKIIRSSCYRHDLEEFYDLYKKHHPDIIHICTPNNPTGDALDAEYLYSFLDNVQEPLVIVDGAYMEYAAFKDEKKRIHPQDLIKKYPNVIYLGTFSKAYGLGGMRVGYGIADQSVIGQLYKLRPPFNITTLSLKAATTALEDEGFVQYSIEQNFLQMERFVNFALQNGFEFIDSYTNFITYLLPENRKSKSLSEALLKRGVIVRDLTGYGMNALRITVGTKEQNDRFFEIFKEVLNEY is encoded by the coding sequence ATGCGCTTCAATGAGACACTTGAAAAGATAAAAACATATGAGGCAGGCAAACCGATAGAGCTCGTTGTACGGGAGTTTGGGATAGAGCCCCAAAACATCATAAAACTAGCTTCCAATGAAAATCCCTACGGTACCAGCCCAAAGGTCGTGGATGCGGTGCGAGAGATTGCCGATACGATGTATATGTATCCAGACGATAGTATGTTCGAACTCAAAAGTGCTTTAGCGAAGCGATTTGAAATTGATCAAAAAAACATTATTATCGGTGCTGGAAGCGATCAGGTTTTGGAGTTTTGTGCAAGAGCAGTACTAAATGAAAAGAGCAGTGTATTGATGAGCAAGATCACCTTTGCGATGTACGAGATCTATGCTTTGCAGCAAGGTGCAAAGATCATTCGAAGTAGCTGCTATCGACACGATTTGGAAGAGTTTTATGACCTATATAAAAAACATCATCCTGATATCATTCATATCTGTACACCAAACAATCCGACAGGAGATGCGTTAGATGCAGAGTATCTCTACTCTTTTTTAGATAACGTGCAAGAGCCACTTGTTATTGTCGATGGTGCGTATATGGAGTATGCTGCTTTCAAAGATGAAAAAAAGCGAATCCATCCGCAAGATTTGATCAAAAAATATCCAAATGTGATCTATTTGGGGACATTTTCCAAAGCGTATGGTCTTGGGGGTATGCGTGTTGGATACGGTATAGCTGATCAATCTGTTATCGGGCAGCTTTATAAACTGAGACCCCCTTTCAATATTACAACCCTCAGCCTCAAAGCGGCAACGACTGCCTTGGAAGATGAAGGGTTCGTTCAATATTCAATTGAACAAAACTTTCTTCAAATGGAGCGTTTTGTCAATTTTGCCTTGCAAAACGGTTTTGAATTTATCGACAGCTATACAAATTTTATCACCTATTTGCTTCCCGAGAACCGAAAATCGAAAAGTCTCAGTGAGGCTCTTTTGAAAAGAGGTGTAATTGTCCGAGATTTGACTGGGTATGGTATGAACGCTTTACGCATTACCGTTGGAACAAAAGAGCAAAATGACAGATTCTTTGAAATTTTCAAAGAGGTACTCAATGAATATTAA
- the dxs gene encoding 1-deoxy-D-xylulose-5-phosphate synthase, translating to MNIKNYTIEELEELSQKIRQRILEVVSKNGGHLSSTLGAVELIVSMHYVFDVEKDPFIFDVSHQAYAHKLLTDRWEQFDTLRQFGGISGYTKPKESPYDYWVAGHSSTSISLAVGAAKAIALKNEDRVPVVLIGDGAMSAGMVYEALNELGDRKYPVVIILNDNEMSIAKPIGAVSKYLSQKMASPFYQNMKKRTEQLLKHLPESATYIAKRMEESLKLITPGILFEELGIDYIGPIDGHDLKVLIETLTIAKQMNRPVIIHAQTLKGKGYKIAEGYYEHWHGVGPFDISTGESLKKSTKPSATSIFSKKLYDLAKEDETVVGVTAAMPSGTGLKPLIEDFGDRFWDVGIAEQHAVTSMGPLAKEGFKPFVAIYSTFLQRGYDQVIHDIALMDVGVAFAIDRAGIVGEDGETHQGAFDVSYLRPIPNMHLFAPRDPKTLEYAVEFAKDFDRPCAFRYPRGSFILDDEFEAKPFELGKAELLVESEGDVLFVGYGNGVGRAYETMKHIDEPVSLLDLRFVKPLDVELLQELSKRYRQWFVFSDSAKLGGVASALLELELPVEIVTFEYEDQFIPHGKVIDVEKALGLLPQQLAKRVKSFI from the coding sequence ATGAATATTAAGAACTATACGATCGAAGAGTTGGAAGAGCTGAGTCAAAAAATTCGACAGCGAATTTTGGAAGTTGTAAGCAAAAATGGTGGTCATTTAAGCTCTACACTGGGCGCAGTTGAGCTTATTGTTTCTATGCACTATGTGTTTGATGTGGAGAAAGACCCCTTTATCTTTGATGTCAGCCATCAAGCCTATGCCCACAAACTTTTGACTGATCGGTGGGAGCAGTTTGATACACTGCGCCAATTTGGTGGCATCAGTGGATATACCAAACCGAAAGAGTCTCCGTATGACTACTGGGTTGCAGGACACAGTTCAACTTCCATCTCTTTGGCAGTTGGTGCGGCCAAAGCGATTGCCCTCAAAAATGAAGATCGAGTCCCTGTCGTTCTTATCGGCGATGGTGCTATGAGTGCCGGTATGGTTTATGAAGCGCTGAATGAACTGGGAGATAGAAAATATCCTGTAGTTATTATCCTAAATGATAACGAAATGAGTATCGCCAAACCGATAGGAGCGGTGAGTAAATATCTGAGTCAAAAGATGGCTAGCCCTTTTTATCAAAATATGAAAAAGCGAACAGAGCAGCTTTTGAAACATCTTCCAGAATCGGCTACCTACATTGCCAAACGGATGGAAGAGTCGTTAAAACTCATTACACCCGGTATTTTATTCGAAGAGCTAGGAATCGATTATATCGGTCCAATTGATGGGCACGATTTAAAAGTGCTGATCGAGACTCTTACGATCGCCAAACAGATGAATAGACCGGTTATCATTCATGCTCAAACCCTCAAAGGCAAAGGGTATAAAATCGCAGAAGGATATTATGAGCATTGGCACGGTGTGGGACCCTTTGACATCAGTACGGGTGAATCGCTGAAAAAAAGCACTAAACCGAGTGCAACATCGATTTTTAGTAAAAAGCTGTATGATTTGGCAAAAGAGGATGAAACAGTTGTCGGTGTTACAGCGGCTATGCCAAGTGGAACGGGCTTGAAACCTCTCATTGAAGATTTTGGGGATCGATTTTGGGATGTAGGAATTGCGGAACAGCATGCGGTTACTTCCATGGGCCCTTTGGCTAAAGAGGGTTTCAAACCGTTCGTCGCTATCTACTCCACCTTTTTGCAACGAGGGTATGATCAGGTTATTCACGATATCGCTTTGATGGATGTGGGTGTTGCATTTGCAATCGATAGAGCAGGTATCGTTGGAGAAGATGGAGAGACGCATCAAGGTGCTTTTGATGTAAGTTATCTTAGACCGATACCAAATATGCATCTTTTTGCTCCAAGAGATCCTAAAACTTTGGAGTATGCAGTTGAGTTTGCAAAAGATTTTGATCGTCCATGTGCTTTTCGCTATCCGCGAGGAAGTTTTATTTTAGATGATGAGTTTGAAGCAAAGCCATTTGAGCTTGGCAAGGCTGAACTTTTGGTAGAGAGTGAAGGCGATGTTTTATTCGTTGGATACGGTAATGGTGTGGGGCGTGCCTATGAGACAATGAAGCATATTGATGAGCCGGTCTCACTGCTTGATCTTCGGTTTGTAAAACCTCTTGATGTTGAGCTACTCCAAGAACTTTCTAAGAGATATCGACAATGGTTCGTATTTAGCGACAGTGCAAAACTTGGAGGAGTAGCGAGTGCACTTTTAGAATTGGAACTTCCTGTGGAGATTGTGACATTTGAGTATGAAGATCAATTTATTCCTCATGGAAAAGTGATCGATGTAGAAAAAGCGCTTGGACTATTGCCACAGCAGTTAGCAAAAAGAGTAAAATCTTTTATATAA